From Nematostella vectensis chromosome 14, jaNemVect1.1, whole genome shotgun sequence, a single genomic window includes:
- the LOC116618519 gene encoding uncharacterized protein LOC116618519 → MCWLTLEDAIAVVPAAKARQDRRKQPSRPWCTGNEDGDRERISGVNRKLSETRRRLILRKKEKPSPYTSFNENETDNKSSSELNMFRIPSYSTREKEWSAVLHPMSYHHGVAMARSVRDHVTMKASGLQPPMSTLYVRWHGNENFLVYNVRTLYRIFIHFGEVRKITITSPCSATVVFKCIESACRALSMRNLGQWQNPLHMRWLPNVPHVMWDKEESRAQPYVVQHPPIKERGDSTTPPATMRSSQITCSLSQTQLPRPSPTPKESLLTVLKNARLVPVPRG, encoded by the exons ATGTGCTGGCTCACTCTAGAGGACGCGATTGCCGTCGTCCCGGCAGCCAAGGCGCGCCAAGACCGACGTAAGCAGCCCAGCAGGCCGTGGTGCACTGGGAACGAGGATGGTGACCGGGAACGCATTTCCGGTGTGAACCGGAAACTCAGTGAGACTCGTAGAAGGTTGATTTTAAGGAAGAAGGAGAAGCCATCACCGTACACTTCCTTCAACGAGAACGAGACGGACAACA AGTCATCTTCAGAATTAAACATGTTCCGAATCCCAAGCTACTCAACTCGAGAAAAAGAATGGTCAGCGGTGTTGCATCCAATGAGCTACCATCACGGTGTTGCCATGGCGAGGAGTGTTCGTGACCACGTGACGATGAAGGCTTCAGGGCTACAGCCACCGATGTCAACACTTTACGTCCGTTGGCATGGAAACGAGAATTTTCTAGTCTACAATGTGAGAACGCTCTACCGGATCTTTATTCATTTTGGAGAAGTCAGAAAG ATCACTATCACAAGCCCTTGCAGTGCAACGGTTGTCTTCAAATGCATCGAAAGCGCATGTAGAGCGCTAAGCATGCGAAACCTTGGTCAGTGGCAAAACCCATTACACATGCGCTGGCTTCCGAACGTGCCACACGTTATGTGGGACAAAGAGGAGTCACGTGCACAACCCTACGTCGTGCAGCATCCACCAATCAAAGAACGAGGAGATAGCACTACGCCACCTGCCACCATGCGCTCAAGTCAGATCACGTGCAGCTTGTCTCAGACCCAGCTTCCACGGCCGAGCCCAACCCCAAAAGAGTCACTGttgacagtgctgaaaaacgcaagactagttccagtaccgcgcggttaa